Proteins co-encoded in one Setaria viridis chromosome 9, Setaria_viridis_v4.0, whole genome shotgun sequence genomic window:
- the LOC117839392 gene encoding probable cellulose synthase A catalytic subunit 5 [UDP-forming], with translation MEASAGLVAGSHNRNELVVIRRDGEPGPKPMNQQNGQVCQICGDDVGLNPDGEPFVACNECAFPICRDCYEYERREGTQNCPQCKTRFKRLKGCARVPGDEEEDGVDDLENEFNWSDKHDSQYVAESILHAHMSYGRGADFDGVPQPFQPIPNVPLLTNGQMVDDIPPEQHALVPSFMGGGGKRIHPLPYADPNLPVQPRSMDPSKDLAAYGYGSVAWKERMESWKQKQERMHQMRNDGGGNDDGDDADLPLMDEARQPLSRKIPLPSSLINPYRMIIIIRLVVLGFFFHYRVMHPVPDAFALWLISVICEIWFAMSWILDQFPKWFPIERETYLDRLTLRFDKEGQPSQLAPVDFFVSTVDPLKEPPLVTANTVLSILAVDYPVDKVSCYVSDDGAAMLTFEALSETSEFAKKWVPFCKRYSIEPRAPEWYFQQKIDYLKDKVAQNFVRERRAMKREYEEFKVRINALVAKAQKVPEEGWTMQDGTPWPGNNVRDHPGMIQVFLGQSGGHDVEGNELPRLVYVSREKRPGYNHHKKAGAMNALVRVSAVLTNAPYLLNLDCDHYINNSKAIKEAMCFMMDPLLGKKVCYVQFPQRFDGIDRHDRYANRNVVFFDINMKGLDGIQGPIYVGTGCVFRRQALYGYDAPKTKKPPSRTCNCWPKWCICCCCFGNRKTKKKTKTSKPKFEKLKKLFKKKENQAPAYALGEIDEAAPGAENEKASIVNQQKLEKKFGQSSVFVASTLLENGGTLKSASPASLLKEAIHVISCGYEDKTGWGKDIGWIYGSVTEDILTGFKMHCHGWRSIYCIPKRAAFKGSAPLNLSDRLHQVLRWALGSIEIFFSNHCPLWYGYGGGLKFLERFSYINSIVYPWTSIPLLAYCTLPAICLLTGKFITPELTNVASLWFMSLFICIFITGILEMRWSGVGIDDWWRNEQFWVIGGVSSHLFAVFQGLLKVIAGIDTSFTVTSKGGDDEEFSELYTFKWTTLLIPPTTLLLLNFIGVVAGISNAINNGYESWGPLFGKLFFAFWVIVHLYPFLKGLVGRQNRTPTIVIVWSILLASIFSLLWVRIDPFLAKNDGPLLEECGLDCN, from the exons ATGGAGGCCAGCGCCGGGCTGGTCGCCGGCTCGCACAACCGGAACGAGCTCGTCGTCATCCGCCGCGATGGCGAGCCAGGG CCGAAGCCGATGAACCAGCAGAACGGGCAGGTGTGCCAGATTTGCGGCGACGACGTGGGGCTCAACCCCGACGGGGAGCCCTTCGTCGCCTGCAACGAGTGCGCCTTCCCCATCTGCCGGGACTGCTACGAGTACGAGCGCCGCGAGGGCACGCAGAACTGCCCCCAGTGCAAGACCCGCTTCAAGCGCCTCAAGG GGTGCGCGCGTGTCCCgggggatgaggaggaggacggcgtcgATGACCTGGAGAACGAGTTCAACTGGTCGGACAAGCACGACTCGCAGTATGTCGCCGAGTCCATACTCCACGCCCACATGAGCTACGGCCGCGGCGCCGACTTCGACGGCGTGCCGCAGCCCTTCCAGCCCATCCCAAATGTTCCCCTCCTCACCAACGGGCAGATG GTTGATGACATCCCGCCGGAGCAGCACGCCCTTGTGCCGTCATTCATGGGCGGCGGGGGGAAGAGGATTCACCCTCTTCCATACGCGGATCCGAACCTTCCTG TGCAACCAAGGTCTATGGACCCATCCAAGGATCTCGCTGCGTATGGCTACGGGAGTGTAGCAtggaaggagaggatggagagcTGGAAGCAGAAGCAGGAGAGGATGCACCAGATGAGGAACGACGGAGGTGGCAacgatgatggtgatgatgcaGATCTACCACT AATGGATGAAGCTAGGCAACCATTGTCCAGAAAGATTCCACTTCCTTCAAGCCTGATCAACCCCTATAGAATGATTATAATAATTCGGCTAGTGGTTTTGGGGTTCTTCTTCCACTACCGTGTGATGCATCCGGTGCCTGATGCATTCGCTCTATGGCTCATATCTGTGATCTGTGAAATATGGTTTGCCATGTCTTGGATTCTTGATCAGTTTCCAAAGTGGTTTCCTATTGAGAGGGAAACCTATCTTGACCGGTTGACTTTGAG GTTTGACAAGGAAGGGCAGCCTTCTCAACTCGCCCCAGTTGATTTCTTTGTCAGTACGGTTGATCCCTTGAAGGAACCTCCGTTGGTCACAGCAAATACTGTTCTATCTATCCTGGCAGTGGATTATCCAGTTGATAAGGTTTCTTGCTATGTTTCTGATGATGGTGCTGCCATGCTGACATTTGAAGCACTGTCTGAAACATCCGAATTTGCAAAGAAATGGGTTCCTTTCTGCAAAAGGTACAGTATTGAGCCTCGTGCTCCAGAATGGTACTTCCAACAGAAGATAGACTACCTGAAAGATAAGGTGGCACAGAACTTTGTTAGGGAGCGGAGAGCAATGAAG AGAGAGTATGAGGAATTCAAGGTCAGAATCAATGCCTTGGTTGCTAAAGCCCAAAAGGTACCGGAGGAAGGATGGACAATGCAGGATGGAACTCCATGGCCTGGAAACAACGTTCGTGATCATCCTGGAATGATTCAG GTCTTCCTTGGTCAAAGCGGTGGCCATGATGTGGAAGGAAATGAGCTGCCTCGATTGGTTTATGTTTCAAGAGAAAAACGGCCAGGCTACAACCATCATAAGAAGGCTGGTGCTATGAATGCATTG GTCCGAGTCTCTGCTGTACTAACTAATGCACCATATTTGCTGAACTTGGATTGTGATCACTACATCAATAACAGCAAGGCTATTAAGGAAGCAATGTGTTTTATGATGGATCCTTTGCTAGGAAAGAAAGTTTGCTATGTGCAGTTTCCTCAAAGGTTCGATGGGATTGATCGTCATGATCGATACGCCAACCGGAATGTTGTCTTTTTCGAT ATCAACATGAAAGGTTTGGATGGTATTCAAGGCCCCATTTATGTCGGTACTGGATGTGTCTTCAGAAGACAGGCATTATACGGCTATGATGCCCCCAAAACAAAGAAGCCACCATCGAGGACTTGCAACTGCTGGCCAAAGTGGTGCATCTGCTGTTGCTGTTTTGGTAACAGGAAAACCAAGAAGAAGACCAAGACCTCAAAGCCTAAATTCGAGAAGCTAAAGAAACTTttcaagaaaaaggaaaatcaaGCCCCTGCTTATGCTCTTGGTGAAATTGACGAAGCTGCTCCAG GAGCGGAAAACGAAAAGGCTAGTATTGTAAATCAACAGAAGTTAGAAAAGAAATTTGGCCAGTCTTCAGTTTTTGTTGCTTCCACACTTCTTGAGAATGGTGGGACCCTTAAGAGTGCCAGTCCAGCTTCTCTTCTAAAGGAAGCTATACATGTCATCAGTTGCGGCTACGAGGACAAGACAGGCTGGGGGAAAGAT ATTGGTTGGATTTATGGATCAGTTACAGAAGATATTCTTACTGGGTTTAAGATGCACTGCCATGGTTGGCGATCAATTTACTGCATACCTAAACGGGCCGCCTTCAAAGGTTCTGCACCTCTCAATCTTTCTGATCGTCTTCACCAGGTTCTTCGGTGGGCTCTCGGTTCAATTGAAATTTTCTTCAGCAACCATTGTCCTCTTTGGTATGGGTATGGTGGTGGGCTAAAATTTCTGGAAAGATTTTCCTACATTAACTCCATCGTGTACCCTTGGACATCCATCCCACTCCTGGCCTATTGCACATTGCCTGCCATCTGCTTGCTGACAGGGAAATTTATTACACCTGAG CTTACCAATGTTGCCAGCCTCTGGTTCATGTCACTTTTTATCTGCATTTTTATTACGGGTATCCTGGAAATGAGATGGAGTGGTGTAGGTATCGATGATTGGTGGAGAAATGAGCAGTTTTGGGTCATTGGAGGTGTGTCTTCACATCTCTTTGCCGTGTTCCAAGGACTTCTCAAGGTCATAGCTGGTATAGACACGAGCTTCACTGTGACATCAAAGGGTGGAGATGATGAGGAGTTCTCAGAGCTGTACACATTCAAATGGACGACCCTTCTTATACCTCCAACCACTCTGCTCCTCTTGAACTTCATTGGAGTGGTAGCCGGTATTTCCAATGCGATCAACAACGGATATGAATCCTGGGGACCCCTCTTCGGGAAGCTCTTCTTTGCATTTTGGGTGATTGTCCATCTGTACCCGTTCCTCAAGGGTTTGGTTGGGAGGCAGAACAGGACGCCAACCATTGTCATTGTCTGGTCCATCCTCTTGGCTTCAATCTTCTCGCTGCTCTGGGTCCGGATCGATCCTTTCCTTGCGAAGAACGATGGTCCCCTCTTGGAGGAGTGTGGTTTGGATTGCAACTAG